The proteins below come from a single uncultured Dethiosulfovibrio sp. genomic window:
- a CDS encoding S-layer homology domain-containing protein yields MKKFCALLAVVALVAFAAPAFAANPFMDVPMNHWAYDAVGQLAARGIISGYPDGTYKGNQPITRYEMASVIARGMAVIDMEKASKQDVEMLKRLVVEFKDELDALGVKVDKIDSRVAILEENIGGWKLWGEFRFDVKYGDEDAPRSLYGINKDTRWNVSRYRLWMSKKVDDKVTFTARIGANDGTDLNWDRYWIDVALPWDVNMMAGRWLTDWEGDDGLYVDNDALFTDRTLNGFGFSKAFGMGEFSAYATHGQIVDGTVSRFAQDGYEYGARLRLNFNEQFWLSLNGIMWKTDNAHTTIAGVDYDKAHAYWAAAGLNFNPNIAFRVAYYDTDMDAPNTDGNLFKAILDVKQDALKFTSVWLEYASISDNFQAVTDGPFNMYGTVSGTDLSVYDNYYFIYLNQKWNDKWSTFQRYMHGSAAGAAPAFDDTKNYTFGVKYYYTPALSFELAYDKIENGSAVAGQDDSVVRFRTHVKF; encoded by the coding sequence ATGAAGAAATTTTGTGCTCTTCTGGCTGTAGTGGCTCTTGTGGCTTTTGCCGCTCCCGCTTTCGCAGCCAACCCGTTCATGGACGTTCCCATGAACCACTGGGCCTATGATGCAGTAGGCCAGCTCGCCGCCCGTGGAATCATCTCCGGTTATCCCGACGGCACCTACAAGGGCAACCAGCCCATCACCCGTTACGAGATGGCTTCCGTCATCGCTCGTGGCATGGCCGTCATCGACATGGAGAAGGCCAGCAAGCAGGATGTCGAGATGCTTAAGCGTCTTGTCGTCGAGTTCAAAGACGAGCTTGATGCCCTCGGCGTGAAAGTCGACAAAATCGACAGCCGCGTGGCAATCCTCGAGGAGAACATCGGCGGATGGAAGCTTTGGGGCGAGTTCCGCTTCGACGTCAAGTACGGCGATGAAGATGCTCCTAGAAGTCTCTACGGTATCAACAAGGATACCCGTTGGAACGTCAGCCGTTATCGTCTGTGGATGAGCAAGAAGGTCGACGATAAAGTCACCTTTACCGCCCGTATCGGCGCTAACGACGGCACCGATCTTAACTGGGATCGTTACTGGATCGACGTGGCTCTTCCTTGGGATGTCAACATGATGGCTGGACGTTGGCTTACCGACTGGGAAGGTGACGATGGTCTTTACGTCGACAACGACGCTCTCTTCACCGACCGTACGCTTAACGGTTTTGGTTTCTCCAAGGCCTTCGGCATGGGTGAGTTCTCCGCTTACGCTACTCATGGTCAAATAGTAGATGGCACAGTTTCTCGTTTTGCTCAGGATGGTTATGAGTACGGTGCTCGTCTTCGTCTGAATTTCAACGAGCAGTTCTGGCTCTCCCTCAACGGAATTATGTGGAAGACCGACAACGCTCATACTACCATCGCCGGTGTAGATTACGACAAAGCTCACGCCTATTGGGCAGCTGCGGGGCTTAACTTCAACCCCAACATCGCTTTCAGGGTTGCCTACTATGACACCGATATGGACGCTCCTAACACCGATGGCAACCTCTTCAAGGCCATACTTGACGTGAAGCAGGACGCCCTCAAGTTCACCAGCGTTTGGCTTGAGTATGCTAGCATCAGCGACAACTTCCAGGCTGTCACCGACGGTCCTTTCAACATGTACGGTACTGTCAGCGGAACCGATCTTTCCGTATACGACAACTACTACTTCATCTACCTGAACCAGAAGTGGAACGACAAGTGGTCCACCTTCCAGCGTTATATGCACGGTTCTGCCGCTGGAGCCGCTCCTGCGTTCGACGACACCAAGAACTACACCTTTGGTGTGAAGTACTACTACACCCCTGCCCTTTCCTTCGAGCTTGCTTATGACAAGATCGAGAACGGTTCTGCCGTTGCAGGTCAGGATGACAGCGTGGTCCGTTTCCGTACCCACGTAAAGTTCTAA
- a CDS encoding glycosyltransferase: MAYRVLFCSDALLIDGVTSYILHVGTALKRAGYDVAILGRWAGTGFQSRFREEGIKVIQCPSPTVGNFWFDLKAREFAPDVIMTDSRRSFPLATRLKKLLDKPVVTYFLDHLEKTDRPGRDLASLVRWSDLWAGAEEPILDNLRSIFKDVRVCKLPRPLDTAVKPTPLPPKDPFSIVCFGRLSGYKTPGMMYLLDHIDKLVEAIPLAKVTVVGGGGWRLMKFRLMAARINRRLGRSCVEVVGTQPDPRPWIERANLVCAGSTSAIEAALSNRPVLCFTGFWLGRLRQNSLDKAMDTYFGERGGVGHFSQPGFLERIIPSIVEVYDEYDGSTFKDELSLIANSIKPLFDSRETLEGFKRIASALDLS, encoded by the coding sequence ATGGCATATCGGGTATTGTTCTGTTCCGACGCCCTATTGATAGATGGAGTAACGTCCTATATTTTGCACGTCGGAACAGCCCTAAAAAGGGCGGGATACGACGTGGCTATTCTGGGCAGATGGGCGGGAACGGGGTTCCAGAGCCGTTTTCGGGAGGAAGGAATAAAGGTGATCCAGTGTCCCTCTCCCACTGTGGGAAATTTCTGGTTCGACCTAAAGGCCAGGGAGTTCGCCCCGGACGTGATCATGACCGACTCAAGACGGTCTTTCCCACTGGCGACCAGGCTGAAAAAACTTCTGGACAAGCCGGTGGTAACCTACTTTCTGGACCATCTGGAGAAGACCGATCGACCGGGACGAGACCTTGCCTCCCTGGTACGTTGGAGCGACCTGTGGGCCGGGGCGGAGGAGCCTATACTGGACAATCTGAGGTCGATATTTAAAGACGTTAGGGTCTGCAAGCTCCCAAGACCTCTGGACACTGCGGTAAAACCGACGCCCCTCCCCCCCAAAGACCCCTTTTCAATAGTCTGCTTCGGAAGGCTCAGCGGCTATAAGACCCCTGGAATGATGTACCTGCTGGACCACATCGACAAGCTTGTGGAAGCGATCCCATTGGCCAAGGTGACAGTGGTCGGCGGGGGGGGATGGCGACTTATGAAGTTTAGGCTGATGGCGGCCAGGATAAACCGACGCCTGGGCAGGTCATGCGTCGAGGTGGTCGGGACACAGCCCGATCCCAGGCCGTGGATAGAGAGGGCAAACCTGGTCTGTGCCGGCTCCACCTCCGCCATAGAGGCCGCCCTGTCCAACCGTCCGGTGCTATGTTTCACGGGGTTCTGGCTGGGGAGGCTCAGGCAAAACAGTCTCGACAAGGCCATGGACACCTACTTCGGAGAAAGAGGCGGCGTAGGCCACTTCAGCCAGCCGGGGTTCCTTGAGAGGATAATACCCAGCATAGTTGAGGTCTACGACGAGTACGATGGCTCTACCTTCAAGGACGAACTCTCACTCATAGCTAACTCCATAAAACCGCTTTTCGACTCACGAGAGACCTTAGAGGGATTTAAAAGGATAGCCTCCGCTTTAGACCTGTCTTAA